The proteins below come from a single Chiloscyllium punctatum isolate Juve2018m chromosome 22, sChiPun1.3, whole genome shotgun sequence genomic window:
- the LOC140493779 gene encoding prestin-like: protein MDEKDLINASLKTMLRKDGKSTKLKNMLGSSESFWSSDTIPDQSGSNIPLVRTDRTSIYNPRTSHRVSFTNDIPYFHRIDKHNEEKVCEYERKASELTLPVSYNLKKLFQRVIPFSRWFSRYRVKAWFIGDLLSGISVGLLTIPLSLAFAVCGGQPPIHGLYTSLVSTVLYCLLGTTKHLSYGASAFTSLLIANGISHNETHEVDSDSGCIPTCSRELHVTTLTFVSGIVLISMGAFHLSFIRIYISEHVMNGFRAGTALHLFTILLTLILGIDPPIHHGSLSLVYKCKVIIENIHETHTASVITGLATLALLMPFKVINSLYSRHLIPIEFVAIAASIWLSFWLELESSHNLRLINDYPFTLPKPVLPSFSLIPVVAKDAVAVALVTFAVSISLGRENSKKHNETYHPHQETIVLGSCDLLLSFLGTFAASGVWEQTVVQEKTWGQTQAAGLIAAILCLTALLCAENLLPLVPKAVLGAVLIANLGCYLEFFWKYCFACKKNKYEVWAGIITFAAVCILDIDIGLGVGVLFSILLTLHRLQRPSNAIFGHIPNTENYADLSVEKTAKEIVGIKIIKTFDSIYYGNIDFLLSWIKLKVNSYLQSGNLGSDNELYSEEDKYHMLLESTQFLELDEHALRRINHTALYRRKISKQTADVHTVILDCGSVSFVDDEGVCALIYLSEQYQRMGVSFIIASCSSTVLKSLQERGYFKSTSQSFAFRSIHDAVLYALQQAAERNQSPQGSEYIPEANGETLTECDTVEIKADPNISTNTGLCHVEGGVSNSHQRTGVKSRNQRIIEYETAL, encoded by the coding sequence ATGGATGAAAAAGATTTAATCAATGCATCGTTGAAGACAATGTTAAGAAAGGATGGGAAGAGCACTAAGCTGAAGAACATGCTGGGAAGTTCAGAATCATTTTGGTCCAGTGACACAATTCCTGATCAATCAGGTTCGAATATCCCTCTGGTCAGAACTGACAGGACTTCCATTTATAACCCAAGAACATCACATAGGGTTTCATTTACCAATGACATTCCTTATTTTCACCGCATTGATAAGCACAATGAAGAAAAGGTGTGTGAATATGAAAGAAAGGCATCTGAACTAACCTTACCAGTTTCATACAATTTGAAGAAATTATTCCAACGAGTTATTCCCTTTTCCAGATGGTTTTCCAGGTACAGAGTGAAAGCATGGTTCATAGGAGACTTGCTGTCTGGAATTAGTGTGGGTTTACTGACCATCCCTCTGTCCCTTGCTTTTGCAGTCTGCGGTGGACAACCACCTATTCATGGTCTTTACACAAGTTTAGTTAGCACAGTTTTATATTGCTTGCTTGGCACGACAAAACACCTGTCCTATGGAGCATCTGCATTCACCAGCCTGCTCATTGCAAATGGCATAAGTCATAATGAAACTCATGAAGTGGATTCTGACAGTGGCTGTATTCCAACATGTTCGAGGGAACTACATGTGACGACTCTCACCTTTGTTTCAGGAATTGTTTTAATTTCAATGGGAGCATTTCACCTCAGTTTCATAAGAATATACATTTCCGAGCATGTTATGAATGGTTTCAGAGCTGGAACAGCTTTGCATTTATTCACCATCCTCCTGACTTTGATACTTGGTATTGATCCACCAATTCATCATGGCTCTTTATCACTTGTCTATAAGTGCAAGGTTATAATTGAAAATATTCATGAAACACACACTGCCTCAGTAATCACTGGTTTAGCCACCTTGGCACTTCTGATGCCTTTTAAAGTTATTAATTCTCTTTATAGCAGACATCTCATACCTATAGAATTTGTTGCAATAGCTGCTTCCATTTGGTTGTCATTCTGGTTGGAACTAGAGAGTAGCCACAATCTCAGGTTGATAAATGATTATCCTTTCACCTTACCAAAACCTGTTCTTCCGTCTTTCTCCTTAATACCTGTAGTTGCTAAAGATGCTGTTGCTGTTGCATTGGTGACCTTTGCAGTGAGCATTTCTCTAGGGAGAGAAAACTCCAAAAAACACAATGAAACTTATCACCCACACCAAGAGACAATAGTTTTGGGGTCTTGTGACCTGCTACTCTCATTTCTAGGGACTTTTGCAGCTTCTGGGGTTTGGGAACaaacagtggttcaagaaaaaaCTTGGGGTCAAACCCAAGCAGCTGGACTGATTGCAGCAATCCTTTGTCTTACAGCTCTGCTTTGTGCAGAAAACCTGCTTCCACTGGTGCCCAAAGCAGTTCTTGGTGCTGTTCTGATTGCAAATCTGGGCTGTTACCTCGAGTTCTTCTGGAAGTATTGTTTTGCGTGCAAAAAGAATAAATATGAGGTTTGGGCTGGAATTATAACATTTGCAGCAGTTTGCATCCTAGATATAGATATCGGTTTAGGAGTTGGAGTGCTTTTCTCAATTTTGCTCACTCTACACAGGCTTCAGAGACCATCCAATGCCATTTTTGGCCATATTCCCAACACAGAAAACTATGCTGACCTATCCGTTGAGAAAACTGCCAAAGAAATCGTTGGAATTAAAATTATAAAAACATTTGATTCTATTTATTATGGGAATATTGATTTTTTATTGTCTTGGATAAAACTTAAAGTCAATTCTTATCTTCAGTCTGGTAATTTGGGAAGTGATAATGAGTTATACAGTGAAGAAGATAAATATCATATGTTACTGGAATCTACACAGTTCCTTGAATTGGATGAACATGCTTTGAGACGAATAAATCATACTGCATTGTACAGACGTAAAATATCCAAACAAACTGCAGATGTTCACACTGTAATTTTGGATTGTGGGTCAGTAAGCTTTGTGGATGATGAAGGAGTGTGTGCTTTGATTTACCTGTCTGAGCAATATCAAAGAATGGGTGTTAGCTTTATCATTGCCAGCTGTTCAAGCACAGTTCTGAAGAGTCTACAAGAACGTGGTTACTTCAAATCAACAAGTCAAAGCTTTGCTTTCCGCAGCATCCATGATGCTGTTCTGTATGCCCTGCAACAAGCAGCAGAGAGAAACCAGAGCCCACAAGGATCTGAATACATTCCTGAGGCAAATGGAGAAACATTAACTGAATGCGACACAGTTGAAATTAAGGCAGATCCTAACATCAGCACAAATACAGGGCTTTGCCATGTGGAAGGAGGTGTGAGTAATTCCCATCAAAGGACTGGTGTAAAATCAAGAAATCAAAGAATAATCGAATATGAGACAGCTTTATAA